From Eleftheria terrae, the proteins below share one genomic window:
- a CDS encoding OsmC family protein: MECTVNWLPASGMAFSAETGSGHLLTMDGAPDGGGRDLAPRPMETVLAGTGGCTAYDVVLILKRGRHDVRGCQVQLKAERAEVEPKVFTRIHMHFVVTGKDLPPAAVERAVQMSHDKYCSASIMLAKTAEITTSFDIVEA, encoded by the coding sequence ATGGAATGCACAGTGAACTGGCTGCCGGCTTCCGGCATGGCTTTCTCGGCCGAAACCGGCAGTGGACACCTGCTGACGATGGACGGCGCACCCGACGGCGGCGGCCGTGACCTGGCTCCGCGGCCGATGGAAACCGTGCTGGCCGGCACCGGCGGCTGCACCGCCTATGACGTGGTGTTGATCCTCAAGCGCGGCCGCCACGACGTGCGCGGCTGCCAGGTGCAGCTGAAGGCCGAGCGGGCGGAAGTGGAGCCCAAGGTCTTCACCCGGATCCACATGCACTTCGTCGTGACCGGCAAGGACCTGCCGCCCGCCGCAGTGGAGCGCGCGGTGCAGATGTCTCACGACAAGTACTGCTCCGCCAGCATCATGCTGGCCAAGACCGCCGAGATCACGACCAGCTTCGACATCGTCGAGGCCTGA